In Sphaeramia orbicularis chromosome 15, fSphaOr1.1, whole genome shotgun sequence, a single genomic region encodes these proteins:
- the mcfd2 gene encoding multiple coagulation factor deficiency protein 2 encodes MRSSRCRPQWGGLLLLLSCLLHVHSQVNPQQQLPPPVAGSADHMTGHGHGRFDKNMVQDQDHIMEHLEGVIDKPEKEMTPQELQLHYFKMHDYDGNNLLDGLELATAITHVHKEESGHSSPPMKEEDLMNVIDDVLRDDDKNNDGYIDYAEFAKSLE; translated from the exons ATGAGGAGTAGTAGGTGTCGTCCACAGTGGGGgggtctgctcctcctcctctcctgtcTGCTTCATGTTCACTCTCAGGTGAATCCTCAGCAGCAGCTGCCACCACCGGTCGCTGGCAGTGCAGATCACATGACCGGTCATGGTCACGGCCGCTTCGACAAGAACATGGTCCAGGACCAGGA tcacattATGGAACATTTGGAGGGAGTTATAGACAAACCGGAGAAAGAAATGACGCCTCAGGAGCTTCAGCTGCACTACTTTAAGATGCACGACTATGACGGCAACAACCTGCTGGATGGGCTGGAGCTCGCCACGGCCATCACACATGTACATAAAGAG gagAGTGGACATTCCAGCCCACCGATGAAGGAGGAGGATCTGATGAATGTCATCGACGATGTCCTGAGAGACGACGACAAAAACAACGACGGTTACATCGATTACGCGGAGTTCGCTAAATCTCTGGAGTAG